The following nucleotide sequence is from Streptomyces bathyalis.
GGCGCATGCCCGGCATCCCGGCGTCACCGAGGAACAGCGCCCACAGCGACCAGCCGAAGGCCGCCAGCGTGCCGACAGTGATCAGGGTGTCCATGGTGGCGGCGCCGTGCCGCAGGTTCGTCCAGGTGGCGCGGTGGAAGGGCAGCCCGCCCCAGACGACCACGGGCGACGCGAGCGCGAGTGAGAGCCACTGCCAGTTGTCGAACTGCAGAGGCGGAACCATCGACAGCAGTACCACCGGCACGGACAGCACGAGTGCCACGAGGAAGCGGTGCCGCAGGGCGGCCAGTTCGCCCGGGCTGGCGGATTCGGCCTCCGGACCGGAGCTCTCCGCGCCGTCATCGGCGGTTCCGTGGCCCGACTCGGCGGACGGCGCCTCCGGTTCGGGCGCGGGCGGCGGCGGTGGCGGCTGTGCCGAGTAGCCCGTGCGCTCCACCGTGGCGATGAGGTCGTCGACGGACACCGCGTCCGCGTACGAGATCCTCGCTTTCTCCGTCGCGTAGTTGACGGAGGCGGAGACCCCGTCCATCCGGTTCAGCTTCTTCTCGACCCGGGCCGCGCACGAGGCGCAGGTCATCCCGCCGATGGACAGCTCCACACGCTGCTCGCCGGTGCTGGGTGCTTCGTGCTCCGTGGTGCTGGTCATCGTGGTGCTCCCGGGCGCGATGGGGGTACGCGGGCCTACGCGCGGCCGGTCAGTTCGAAGCCGGCCTCGTCGACGGCGGCTCGCACCGCTTCGTAGTCGGGTTCCGTCGCGGAGGTGACGGTGACCTCGCCGGCGGAGGCGACGGCCTTCACGGAGGTCACGCCCTCGATCCCGGAGATCTCGCCGGAAACGGCGCCCTCGCAGTGCCCGCAGCTCATGCCGCTGACCTTGTACGTGGTGGTGACTGTGCTCATCTTCGCTCCCTGTCCTGGCGCGCCGGTGGCTGCGGAAGTGAGAACCGCTATACCTCCCCTAGGTATTCCCTCCGTGCCGTGCGGTGCTTCCGAATATGACAGAGGCCCCGGTGCCCTGCCCCCGAGTATCTTCGGGGGCAGGGCACCGGGGCCTCGGCCTGCGTTCGCAGGACCGGTGCGTTCATCGGCCTCGCGTCACCGCCCTCCACGATGGCCGGGGCGGCGGGTGACCCAGGCCCGGACGGTGTCCGCGTACCAGAAGGGCTTGCCACCCTCCACGAGGTCGGGCGGCGGCAGCAGGCCGTGCTTCCGGTACGAGCGCACAGTGTCCGTCCGGACTCCGATGTGCGCGGCGATGTCCTTGTACGACCAGAGTCGTCGATCGGCCAACTCGGCACCTCCCACAGGGTCCACAGAAGTGGCTGTTGATCATCAGCCTGTGCCCGGTGAACGACGCTGAGTGACCGACGGGGAGGGCCTGTTGAAGGTCTGTGACGTGGCGACCGGCTAATGGTGACGCTCGTGACAGGGCGCCAACACCGGGAACGGGCGCCGCTATGCGCCGCACCCGCGCAGAAACCGCCTCGTGCGCTGGGCGATCGGGAGCGGCTGGTCCGGCGGGCACGGGTACATGTCCTGCTCGACGATGGCGAAGAGATCAACGCCCAGACCCTGGGCCGCGGTGAGCACGGGCTCCATCGCCGGTACGCCCAGCGGCGGTTCGCACATCACGCCCTGCCGCACCGCGGGGCCGAAGGGTGTCCCCTTCTCCACGACGTCGGAGAGGATCGTGGGGTCGACCTGCTTGAGGTGCAGGTAGCCGATCCGCTCGCCATAGGTCTCGATCAGTTTGACGCTGTCGCCGCCGCAGTACGCGTAATGCCCGGTGTCCAGGCAGAGGTTGACCAGATCGGAGTCGGTCGCGTCGAGGAACCGCTCGACGTGTTCCTCGGTGTCGATGTGGGTGTCCGCGTGCGGATGCACCATGATCTCCAGCCCGTACTTCTCCCGCACCTCACGGGCCAGGCGTTCGGTGCCGCTCGCGAGGTGCCGCCACTGCTCGGCGGTCAGTTCGCGCGGCTCGATCTCCTCGGCCGTCTTGTCGTCCCGCCAGAAGGACGGGATGACCACGAGGTTGTCCGCGCCCATCGCCCTTGTGAGGGCGGCGACTTGGCCGACGTGCTCCCAGGTGGCGTCCCACACGTCCGGTCCGCGGTGCAGGGAGGTGAAGACGGTGCCCGCGGAGACCTTGAGGCCGCGGGCCCCGACCTCTTCCGTGAGACGTGCGGGATCCGTGGGCAGGTAGCCGTACGGGCCCAGTTCGATCCACTCGTAGCCGGCCTCGGAGACCTCGTCGAGGAAACGCCGCCACGGCACCTGCTCCGGGTCCTCCGGGAACCAGACGCCCCAGGAGTCGGGAGCCGAGCCGACCCGGATGCGGTCGAGGGAAGGGGTCGCAGAAGTCACGAAGGGCTCCTCGCTGTGCTGTACGTACGTGTCACGGGCCGGAGGCGTCGCGTCGGTGCGACGGGGGCGAGCCAACTCGGTGCGCGGCGCCACTGTCAAGAGTATGTAAGGACAACGTTTCATACGGACGTAAACCGGGAGTCCCGTCCCGCGGTCACCGTAGCCGCCGAACCGCCATGTCGACGGGGACGTCAGTATGTAAGGACAAATCATTGACAGGTTTTGCCGTCAGCGCCGACGATGAGGAGGCCGACCGAGGGAACGACCCATGAGAGGGCATCCATGGCAGTCACGGAAGAGCCGCACGACGTCGTCACGATGGGCCGTATCGGCGTCGACATCTATCCGTTGCAGACCGGTGTTCCGCTGCCCCAGGTCGAGACGTTCGGGAAGTTCCTCGGTGGCTCCGCGACCAACGTTGCCGTGGCCGCCTCACGGCTGGGCCGCTCCAGCGCCGTCATCAGCCGCACCGGGAACGACCCCTTCGGTGAGTACTGCCACCAGGCGCTGCAAGGCTTCGGCGTGGACGACCGCTGGGTGACGCCCGTGGCGAAGTACCCGACGCCGGTGACCTTCTGCGAGATCTTCCCGCCCGACGATTTCCCGCTGTACTTCTACCGCGAGCCCAAGGCCCCCGACCTCGAACTCGTCCCGGAGGACCTGGACTTCGCCGCGATCGGGGCCGCGCACATCTTCTGGGTGACGGGCACGGGCCTGTGCGCCGAGCCCAGCCGCACGACGACACTCACCGCGCTGGAGGCCCGCGCGGAGAGCCGGGTGAGGCACCCGGCCGGTACGGACCCCGTCCGGACGGCCACGGTCTTCGACATGGACTGGCGGCCGATGTTCTGGGGCGAGGGCGGCGCGACCACCGAAGAGGACGTCATGGCCGAGGCACGCCCGCACTACCGCCGGGCCCTCGCGAACGCCACCGTCGCCGTCGGCAACCTCGACGAATGCCAGGTCGCGACCGGCACGCGTGAGCCGCAGGCATGCGCCGACGCGCTCCTGGAGCGGGGCGTCGAACTCGCCGTCGTCAAGCAGGGGCCCAAAGGGGTGCTCGCCGCCCACCGCGACGGGACCCGCGTGGAAGTGCCGCCGCATCCGGTCGAGGTCGTCAACGGCCTCGGGGCAGGCGACGCCTTCGGCGGCTCGCTGTGCCACGGACTGCTCGCCGGGTGGGACCTGGAGTACCTCATGCGGTACGCGAACGCCGCGGGTGCGCTCGTCGCCTCCCGGCTCGCCTGCTCCACCGCGATGCCCACGGCCGCAGAGGTCGAGGAACTCCTGCGGGGCTGACCGCCGCGCCTCCCGGCACCGACCCCGCGTCCGTCCGCGCCCGCGGCCAGCACGAAAGCGAGCAACCGACTTGAGCAGCATCAGCATCTGTGACCTCGTCGCCGTACGGGCCCGGCACCCGGAGGCGATCGCGGAGGCTGCCGCCAGACGCGTCCGCCGCCCCCTGGTCGGCGAGAGCGGCCGGCTGATGATCGTCGCCGCCGACCACCCCGCCCGCGGGGCCCTGGGCACCGGCGGCAGCGAACTGGCCATGGCCAACCGCGCGGAGCTGCTGGAGCGACTGGTGCTGGCCCTGTCCCGTCCGGGGGTCGACGGCGTACTGGCGACCGCCGACATCGTGGAGGACCTGCTGCTCCTGGGCGCCCTCGAGAACAAGATCGTCATGGGGTCGATGAACCGCGGCGGACTGGCCGGCGCCTCCTACGAACTCGACGACCGCTTCACGGGATACCGCGCCGAGGACATCGAACGGCTGCGCTTCGACGCCGGCAAGGCGCTGCTGCGCATCGACTACGACGACGCCGGTTCGCTGGCCACCATGCACTCCACCGCGCGCGCCGTGGACGACATGGCGGCCCGCCGGCTGCCGCTCTTCGTCGAGCCGTTCATCTCCCGCCGCGTGGAGGGCCAGATCCGCAACGACCTCAGCGCGGAGGCGATCACCCGCTCCATCGCGATCGCCTCCGGACTCGGCGGAACCTCCGCCTACACCTGGCTCAAGCTCCCCGTCGCCGACGACCCCGACGACATGACGTGGGTGTGCGAGACCTCGACCCTGCCGGTGGTCCTGCTGGGCGGGGAGACCAACGGCGACCAGGAAGGCGCGTACGAGAAATGGCGCTCGGCGCTGCGGCTGCCGGCCGTCCACGGGCTGGTGGTGGGACGGTCCCTGCTCTACCCGGCGGACGGCGACGTGGCGGAGGCAGTGGACACCGCGGTCGGGCTGCTGTGACCGGCCGCGCCGCCATGGATCGAAGCCGCGTGAGCGGCAACCCTGGCAGGAGACGCAAGTACGGAAAGGGCCCGAGTACGGCGACCGGGCCGTGGCGACGACACGGCCGAGGATGGCGGACATGACGAGCACGACAGGCACCACAGGCACGAGCGAGGCGGCGCGCGCCGGGGCACCCGCGGGCTCCGGCACCGGATTCCATCTTCCGGCGGGCAGCACCCGCACACGCGAGTACACCCTCGACATCGACCCGCGCCGGGCCGGCTGGGGCTACTCCTCGCTGCGCGTCCTGGAGCTGGAGCCCGGCGGCACCCATGACTTCGGCGCGGGGGACAGCGAGTGGATCGTCCTCCCGCTCAGCGGCGGCTGCACCGTCGCGGCCGAGGGCGAGACGTTCGAACTGCACGGCCGCACAAGCGTCTTCGACGGCGTGAGCGACTTCGCGTACGTACCGCGCGACGCGGAGGTGAGCATCACCAGTGCCGGCGGCGGGCGCTTCGCACTCACCGGGGCCCGCTGCACCCGGCGGATGCCGGCACGCTACGGGCCCGCCGCGGCCGTCCCCGTCGAGCTGCGCGGCAGGGGCAACTGCTCGCGGCAGGTCAACAACTTCGGCGCCGCCGGCGTCTTCGAGGCCGACCAGCTCATCGCCGTCGAGGTGCTGACGCCGGGCGGCAACTGGTCCTCGTACCCGCCGCACAAGCACGACGAGGACCGGCCCGGTGTGGAGAGCGAACTGGAGGAGATCTACTACTTCGAGATCGCCCCGCACCGCACGGACTCCGGCACCGTCCCCGGCATGGGCTACCAGCGTGTCTCGCCTTCCGGCTCGGGCAGCGGCACCGACGTGCTGGCGGAGGTGCGCGACGGCGACGCCGTGCTGATCCCCGACGGCTGGCACGGGCCGTCCATCGCCGCGCCCGGCCACGACATGTACTACCTGAACGTGATGGCCGGACCGGGTCTGGAGCGTGCGTGGCTTATCTGCGACCATCCAGATCACGCCTGGATCCGAGGCAGCTGGGAGGAGCAGCCTGTCGATCCAAGGCTGCCGCTCTACCACGCACCGACTGTGGAAGGAGAGACGAGCCAGTGAACTCCGTACCGGAAACGGACCGCCGCACGGAGGACCGGGCCGGCGTCCCCGCCGGAAACCCGGACCACAGCCGTTCCGGCAGCCCCACCGAGGGGCCGCGGACCATGCGGCTCACGGTCGCGCAGGCGCTGGTGCGTTTCCTCGCCGCCCAGTACACGGAACGCGACGGGCGGCGCCACCGGCTCATCGACGCCTGCTGGGGCATCTTCGGCCACGGCAACGTCGCCGGCATCGGGCAGGCGCTCGTGGAGAGCGGCCAGGGCGACGACGCGCCGCTGCGCTACCTCCAGGGCCGCAACGAACAGGCCATGGTGCACGCGGCCGTCGGCTACGCCCGTCAGAACAACCGTCTCTCCGCACACGCCGTCACCACCTCGATCGGTCCCGGCGCCACGAACCTCGTGACGGGCGCGGCCCTGGCCACCGTCAACCGGCTGCCGGTCCTGCTCCTCCCCGGCGACATCTTCGCCACCCGCACCGCCGACCCGGTGCTTCAGCAGCTGGAGGTGCCGAGCGCCGGCGACGTCTCCGTCAACGACGCGCTGCGTCCCGTCTCCCGCTACTTCGACCGCGTGCACAGGCCCGAGGCCCTGATCCCGGCGGCGCTCCAGGCGATGCGGATCCTCGCCGACCCCGCCGAGACCGGTGCCGTCACGCTGGCGCTGCCCCAGGACGTGCAGGCCGAAGCGTACGACTGGCCGGAGGAGTTCTTCGCCGAACGCGTGTGGCACGTACGGAGGCCCGGACCCGAGGCCGCCGAGGTCGCGGCCGCCGCCACCGCCGTACTGGGCGCCCGCCGGCCCCTGATCATCGCGGGCGGCGGCATCCACCACAGCGAGGCCGAGGACGCGTTGCGGGCACTGGCGGACGCCACCGGGATCCCCGTCGCGAGCACCCAGGCCGGCAAGGGTTCGCTGCGCCACGACCACCCCTGCGACGTGGGCGCCGTGGGCCACACGGGAACGGCGGTGGCCGACGACCTGGCACGCGCCGCGGACCTCGTCATCGGCGTCGGCACCCGCTACAGCGACTTCACCACCGCGTCGAACACGCTCTTCGCCGAGCCGGACGTGCGTTTCCTCAACCTCAACATCACACCCTTCGACTCGCACAAGATGGGCGCGCTGACGCTCGTCGCCGACGCCCGCGCCGGACTGGAGGCGCTCAGCGGGGCGCTTCTGGGGCACCGGGTCGCGGCGGCGTACGAGGAGGAGTACGCGCGGGGCAAGGCGAGTTGGGAGCGGACCGTCGATTCCGCGTACGCCGCCAAGGACGAAGGCGCGCGCCCCACGCAGACCCAGGTGCTGGGCGCGCTGGACGGAGTCGTCGGCGACGACGACGTCGTGATCAACGCCGCGGGCTCCCTCCCCGGCGACCTGCACAAGCTGTGGCGGGCACGCTCACCGCGCCAGTACCACCTGGAGTACGGCTACTCCTGCATGGGTTACGAGATCCCCGGCGCCATCGGTGTCCGCCTCGCCGCGCCCGACCGTCCGGTGTGGGCGCTGGTCGGGG
It contains:
- a CDS encoding heavy-metal-associated domain-containing protein, with product MSTVTTTYKVSGMSCGHCEGAVSGEISGIEGVTSVKAVASAGEVTVTSATEPDYEAVRAAVDEAGFELTGRA
- the iolC gene encoding 5-dehydro-2-deoxygluconokinase is translated as MAVTEEPHDVVTMGRIGVDIYPLQTGVPLPQVETFGKFLGGSATNVAVAASRLGRSSAVISRTGNDPFGEYCHQALQGFGVDDRWVTPVAKYPTPVTFCEIFPPDDFPLYFYREPKAPDLELVPEDLDFAAIGAAHIFWVTGTGLCAEPSRTTTLTALEARAESRVRHPAGTDPVRTATVFDMDWRPMFWGEGGATTEEDVMAEARPHYRRALANATVAVGNLDECQVATGTREPQACADALLERGVELAVVKQGPKGVLAAHRDGTRVEVPPHPVEVVNGLGAGDAFGGSLCHGLLAGWDLEYLMRYANAAGALVASRLACSTAMPTAAEVEELLRG
- a CDS encoding helix-turn-helix transcriptional regulator, with the translated sequence MADRRLWSYKDIAAHIGVRTDTVRSYRKHGLLPPPDLVEGGKPFWYADTVRAWVTRRPGHRGGR
- the iolD gene encoding 3D-(3,5/4)-trihydroxycyclohexane-1,2-dione acylhydrolase (decyclizing), coding for MRLTVAQALVRFLAAQYTERDGRRHRLIDACWGIFGHGNVAGIGQALVESGQGDDAPLRYLQGRNEQAMVHAAVGYARQNNRLSAHAVTTSIGPGATNLVTGAALATVNRLPVLLLPGDIFATRTADPVLQQLEVPSAGDVSVNDALRPVSRYFDRVHRPEALIPAALQAMRILADPAETGAVTLALPQDVQAEAYDWPEEFFAERVWHVRRPGPEAAEVAAAATAVLGARRPLIIAGGGIHHSEAEDALRALADATGIPVASTQAGKGSLRHDHPCDVGAVGHTGTAVADDLARAADLVIGVGTRYSDFTTASNTLFAEPDVRFLNLNITPFDSHKMGALTLVADARAGLEALSGALLGHRVAAAYEEEYARGKASWERTVDSAYAAKDEGARPTQTQVLGALDGVVGDDDVVINAAGSLPGDLHKLWRARSPRQYHLEYGYSCMGYEIPGAIGVRLAAPDRPVWALVGDGTYLMLPGELVTAVQEGVNINVVLVQNHGYASIGGLSEQTGAERFGTAYRYRAPDGTYTGEPLPVDLAANAASLGMEVIRAETVGELRTALAQARASDRPTCVYVETDTSPSAPAPPGAAAWWDVVVAETSDRPAARRAREEYERHAAARRRHL
- a CDS encoding Cgl0159 family (beta/alpha)8-fold protein, encoding MSSISICDLVAVRARHPEAIAEAAARRVRRPLVGESGRLMIVAADHPARGALGTGGSELAMANRAELLERLVLALSRPGVDGVLATADIVEDLLLLGALENKIVMGSMNRGGLAGASYELDDRFTGYRAEDIERLRFDAGKALLRIDYDDAGSLATMHSTARAVDDMAARRLPLFVEPFISRRVEGQIRNDLSAEAITRSIAIASGLGGTSAYTWLKLPVADDPDDMTWVCETSTLPVVLLGGETNGDQEGAYEKWRSALRLPAVHGLVVGRSLLYPADGDVAEAVDTAVGLL
- a CDS encoding sugar phosphate isomerase/epimerase family protein, whose protein sequence is MTSATPSLDRIRVGSAPDSWGVWFPEDPEQVPWRRFLDEVSEAGYEWIELGPYGYLPTDPARLTEEVGARGLKVSAGTVFTSLHRGPDVWDATWEHVGQVAALTRAMGADNLVVIPSFWRDDKTAEEIEPRELTAEQWRHLASGTERLAREVREKYGLEIMVHPHADTHIDTEEHVERFLDATDSDLVNLCLDTGHYAYCGGDSVKLIETYGERIGYLHLKQVDPTILSDVVEKGTPFGPAVRQGVMCEPPLGVPAMEPVLTAAQGLGVDLFAIVEQDMYPCPPDQPLPIAQRTRRFLRGCGA
- the iolB gene encoding 5-deoxy-glucuronate isomerase; amino-acid sequence: MTSTTGTTGTSEAARAGAPAGSGTGFHLPAGSTRTREYTLDIDPRRAGWGYSSLRVLELEPGGTHDFGAGDSEWIVLPLSGGCTVAAEGETFELHGRTSVFDGVSDFAYVPRDAEVSITSAGGGRFALTGARCTRRMPARYGPAAAVPVELRGRGNCSRQVNNFGAAGVFEADQLIAVEVLTPGGNWSSYPPHKHDEDRPGVESELEEIYYFEIAPHRTDSGTVPGMGYQRVSPSGSGSGTDVLAEVRDGDAVLIPDGWHGPSIAAPGHDMYYLNVMAGPGLERAWLICDHPDHAWIRGSWEEQPVDPRLPLYHAPTVEGETSQ